Proteins found in one Hypericibacter terrae genomic segment:
- the ygfZ gene encoding CAF17-like 4Fe-4S cluster assembly/insertion protein YgfZ, with amino-acid sequence MSQSFYLLPESRGVLAIAGDDKTEFLQGLVSNDVAKAGPAQALYSAFLTAQGKYLHDFFLAEAGGSFYIDCEAGRRDDLKRRLSLYKLRSKVTITDATASHAAALLFGGDALARLGLKPEPGSAKAFAGGVVYVDPRLAALGARAVLPREGAAAALEAAGFAAGDATAYDKLRMMQGVPDGSRDLPVEKAILLENGFDELHAIDWNKGCYLGQELTARTRYRGLVRKRLLPVTIDGPTPVPGTPVMLGDKEAGEMRSAVDGIGLALLRLEHLEGTPAPVLRAGEATLTAKKPDWVKLPETMG; translated from the coding sequence ATGTCCCAGAGCTTCTATCTCCTGCCCGAAAGCCGTGGCGTGCTGGCCATCGCGGGCGACGACAAGACCGAGTTTCTGCAAGGCCTCGTCTCCAACGATGTCGCCAAGGCCGGTCCCGCACAGGCGCTCTATTCGGCTTTCCTCACGGCGCAGGGGAAATATCTGCACGACTTCTTCCTCGCCGAGGCCGGCGGCAGCTTCTATATCGACTGCGAGGCCGGGCGGCGCGACGACCTGAAGCGCCGGCTCTCGCTCTACAAGCTGCGCTCGAAGGTGACGATCACCGACGCGACCGCGAGCCATGCGGCGGCGCTGCTGTTCGGCGGCGATGCGCTGGCGCGTCTCGGGCTCAAACCCGAACCGGGCTCGGCCAAGGCCTTCGCCGGCGGCGTCGTCTATGTCGATCCGCGCCTCGCAGCGCTCGGTGCCCGCGCGGTGCTGCCGCGCGAGGGTGCCGCGGCGGCGCTCGAGGCGGCGGGGTTCGCGGCCGGCGACGCCACTGCCTACGACAAGCTGCGGATGATGCAGGGCGTGCCCGACGGCAGCCGCGATCTGCCGGTGGAGAAGGCGATCCTGCTGGAGAACGGCTTCGACGAACTGCATGCGATCGACTGGAACAAGGGCTGCTATCTGGGCCAGGAGCTGACTGCGCGCACGCGCTATCGCGGGCTGGTGCGCAAGCGCCTGCTGCCGGTGACGATCGACGGCCCCACCCCCGTCCCCGGCACGCCCGTCATGCTCGGCGATAAGGAAGCGGGCGAGATGCGCTCGGCCGTCGACGGCATCGGCCTCGCGCTGCTGCGGCTCGAGCATCTGGAGGGCACGCCCGCGCCGGTCTTGCGCGCCGGCGAGGCGACGCTGACGGCGAAGAAGCCCGACTGGGTGAAGCTTCCGGAGACGATGGGGTAA
- a CDS encoding hemolysin family protein, with product MAFVEVLIVLALIALNGVLALSELAIVSARRARLKAMAARGNRGASAALLLAKNPGRFLSSVQIGITLVGILAGAFSGATLAMRLAVYLTGLGLGYELADTVAFTLVVAGTTYLSLILGELVPKQIALRDAEAVAVRVARPMMWVARIASPLVSLLDLSSQAMLRLFGQSGGPEQKVTEEEINTLVAEAASTGVVEPAEHAMIASVMRLGDRPVRAVMTHRRDVHWLDLDADEAAKRATLLLAHHSRLPVAHGNVDEVIGVIDLKEVLDALLNNRPIDWNGLIRKAPVVHENIAALDAIEIFKSSKAHLALVVDEYGTFEGVVSTGDILASIAGQFHDGGGDLAPGATQRGDGSWLVDGAMPVDEMAALLNVALPASRDYDTAAGLVLNELRRLPKTGESFTAYGWRFEVMDLDGRRIDKILMTKLPSEE from the coding sequence TTGGCTTTCGTCGAGGTGCTGATCGTCCTGGCCCTCATCGCGCTCAACGGCGTGCTGGCGCTTTCGGAGCTGGCCATCGTCTCGGCCCGCCGGGCGCGGCTCAAGGCCATGGCGGCCAGAGGCAATCGCGGCGCGTCGGCGGCGCTGCTGCTGGCGAAGAATCCGGGCCGCTTCCTTTCCTCGGTGCAGATCGGCATCACGCTGGTGGGCATTCTCGCCGGTGCCTTCAGCGGCGCCACGCTCGCCATGCGCCTCGCCGTCTATCTCACCGGCCTCGGGCTCGGCTACGAGCTGGCCGACACCGTCGCCTTCACCCTCGTGGTCGCAGGAACGACCTATCTCTCGCTGATCCTGGGCGAGCTGGTGCCCAAGCAGATCGCGCTGCGCGACGCCGAAGCGGTAGCGGTGCGGGTGGCGCGGCCCATGATGTGGGTAGCGCGCATCGCGAGCCCGCTGGTCTCGCTGCTCGATCTCTCCTCGCAGGCGATGCTGCGGCTGTTCGGCCAGAGCGGCGGGCCGGAGCAGAAGGTGACGGAAGAAGAGATCAACACGCTGGTGGCCGAAGCGGCCTCGACGGGCGTGGTCGAACCGGCGGAGCATGCCATGATCGCGAGCGTGATGCGGCTCGGCGACCGTCCGGTGCGCGCGGTCATGACCCACCGGCGCGACGTGCATTGGCTCGATCTCGATGCCGACGAGGCGGCCAAGCGCGCGACCCTGCTGCTGGCGCATCATTCGCGCCTGCCGGTCGCCCATGGCAATGTCGACGAGGTCATCGGCGTCATCGATCTCAAGGAAGTGCTCGACGCGCTCCTCAACAACCGGCCGATCGACTGGAACGGGCTGATCCGCAAGGCGCCGGTCGTGCATGAGAACATCGCGGCCCTCGACGCCATCGAGATCTTCAAGAGCTCGAAGGCGCATCTGGCGCTGGTGGTCGACGAGTACGGCACCTTCGAGGGCGTGGTCTCGACCGGCGACATCCTCGCCTCGATCGCCGGCCAGTTCCATGACGGCGGCGGCGATCTGGCGCCGGGCGCCACCCAGCGCGGCGACGGGAGCTGGCTGGTCGATGGCGCGATGCCGGTCGACGAGATGGCGGCCCTCCTGAACGTGGCCCTGCCGGCGAGCCGCGACTACGACACCGCCGCCGGCCTGGTGCTGAACGAGCTGCGCCGCCTGCCCAAGACCGGCGAAAGCTTCACCGCCTACGGCTGGCGCTTCGAGGTGATGGACCTCGACGGCAGGCGCATCGACAAGATCCTGATGACGAAGCTGCCGTCGGAGGAGTAG
- a CDS encoding DmpA family aminopeptidase, with protein MARPRLRDLGIVTGRLDPGPFNAITDVEGVRVGHSTLISDSPRVVRTGVTAIWPRDTVWQDWCFAGFHSFNGNGEMTGLPWIAEQGLIGAPLCITNTLSVGVVRDAICAYAIERKIELPFHLPVTAETWDGWLSDIDSQPVTQAMAFEALANAKGGPVAEGCVGGGTGMITHEFKGGIGTASRAVDTAGSRYTVGALVQSNYGRRHLLRVDGVPVGREITTEIVPSDRFVEPKSSIIVILATDAPLIPIQCQRLARRATTGLAWVGGIGGNGSGDIFLAFSTANTVRPDHKVSELRAVGPDEMTMLFEAAAEATEEAILNAMIAAETMVGFQNRIVHALPHDKLLEVMRRYRPPGTIGAPR; from the coding sequence ATGGCCCGCCCCCGACTGCGCGACCTCGGCATCGTCACCGGCCGGCTCGATCCGGGACCGTTCAATGCCATCACCGACGTCGAAGGGGTGCGGGTCGGCCATTCGACCCTGATCAGCGATTCGCCGCGCGTGGTGCGCACGGGCGTCACCGCGATCTGGCCCCGCGACACGGTCTGGCAGGATTGGTGCTTCGCCGGTTTCCATAGTTTCAACGGCAATGGCGAGATGACGGGCCTGCCCTGGATCGCCGAGCAGGGCCTGATCGGCGCGCCGCTCTGCATCACCAACACGCTGTCGGTCGGCGTGGTGCGCGACGCGATCTGCGCCTATGCGATTGAGCGCAAAATCGAGCTGCCCTTCCACCTGCCGGTCACGGCCGAAACCTGGGATGGCTGGCTCTCGGACATCGACTCCCAACCCGTGACCCAGGCCATGGCCTTCGAGGCGCTCGCCAACGCCAAGGGCGGCCCCGTCGCCGAGGGCTGCGTCGGTGGCGGCACCGGCATGATCACGCATGAATTCAAGGGCGGCATCGGCACCGCCTCGCGCGCCGTGGACACGGCCGGCAGCCGCTACACCGTGGGCGCGCTGGTGCAGTCGAACTATGGGCGCCGCCACCTGCTGCGGGTCGACGGCGTGCCGGTGGGACGCGAGATCACCACCGAGATCGTGCCGAGCGACCGGTTCGTCGAGCCCAAGAGCTCGATCATCGTGATCCTCGCGACCGACGCGCCCCTGATCCCGATCCAATGCCAGCGCCTGGCGCGGCGCGCCACCACCGGCCTCGCCTGGGTCGGCGGCATCGGCGGCAACGGCTCGGGCGATATCTTTCTCGCCTTCTCGACCGCCAACACGGTGAGGCCCGATCACAAGGTGAGCGAGCTGCGCGCCGTCGGTCCCGACGAGATGACGATGCTGTTCGAGGCGGCGGCGGAAGCGACCGAGGAGGCGATCCTCAATGCCATGATCGCGGCGGAGACCATGGTCGGATTCCAGAACCGTATCGTCCATGCGCTGCCGCATGACAAGCTGCTGGAGGTGATGCGCCGCTACCGGCCGCCCGGCACGATCGGGGCGCCGCGATGA